GGTTGAACATGCTGATACGGGTGTAACGGGCAAAACGCTCGTTAATCATTTCCAGGGTCGGCATGCGTCCCCGGACAATTCGGTCCTGACTGGTCAGGTCATACTGCCTGACACTGCCCGGTTCGGCATCGTCCTCGGTTTCAACCAAGCCGTCATCGACACCATGTAACAGCGCGTCAATTTCATCTTGGGAAAGCAGGTCTTGCACAGCCATACAGGGCTCCTGGTTACTGCAATACGAGGTTGGTAAACAATACTTGCTCGACCGTCACTTTGCCGGTCTCTTTTTGTGCCAGCTCTTGCACACTGACAGTGGCCTGCTGACGCAGTAATTCTCGGCCGGGGGCACTCATCAAAGTACCAAAGTCGGCATTGCCAAACAGCATGACTAGACGATTACGCAGTACCGGCATATGTACTTTTAACGCGTCTAGCGCAGCCTTATCCCGCGCCATCAAAGCAACACTTACCTGCATGTAGCGAGCGCGGCCCTCATGTGTAAAATTCACCACAAAAGCAGGCGCTAGCTCTTCGTAAATGGCGGGTTGTTTACCGACAGGGGCAGCCTGCTCCGCGCTCGCCGATGGCTCAGAATCACCACCAGACTGTTTGCTCAGATAAAACCAAGTTCCAGCAACCGACAGCGCCATCGCCACCAAAACGGCGATCAAGATCACAATGATCAGTTTGAACTTGCCTGCCGGCTTTTCGTTACCCGCAGGGTTAGGCGCTGCACCTTTCTTAGCCATGCCAATAATCCGTCGTTATTCGGAGAGTTATCCGTATTCAATGGGTTATGAGCAAGTGTTATGCCAGACTTTCAGCAAACCCGCCCAAATGCGTGATGACCTTTAAACCCGATCAACAAGAGCAGTGATAGTTTATCGCCATCTTACAAACAAAATCGCCCGCCCCGAAGCCGGGAGCGGGCGACACGCAGTTTAGAACAGAGCGGCTTACAACTACAGCAGCAGACGCATCAGGCGTAATAATCAACCAAGCTACGCGCTAATAGCGAAGCCCGAGTTGTGGGTTCAGCAGCGACTGACTGATGCGAGCCCTCACTCTCAGCCAGCCCGCCTTCAGCCCCCAAGCCACGCTGCCCCCCTTCAGCTTGGCTCTCCTGCCCCTGCCAACCACGGTTAGGTGACTGATCGGAGACATTCACATCCACCTGCCCCATGCCCTGCTGAGCGAACATTTCCCGTAGGCGATGCATTTGTGAATCCAGCGCTTCACGCACCCCGGCATGAGGGCTGGCAAAGGTCACCAAACTCTGGTCCTGATTCACACTGATACGAATATCGAGACGCCCCAACTCCGCTGGGTCGAGTTGAATTTCAGCGGTTTTTAGGTTATGGCTGGACATCAGCATCACCCGGTCGACCACTGCTTCAGTCCAGCCCCCCTGCTGCATAGCAACCGGCTGACCGACGATAGGGCTACGCGCCGCAGAGGCTTGCTGGGTCACAGCCTGACTCAGTGCACTCAACTTACTGACGAAATTCTCAGGCGCAGCGTTGGCCGTTCCTTCCTTCAGGGCTTCCAGCGATTTACCGGTTAAACCCTGTAAGTCGAACTCAGTCAGTTCCAAATCACCGCCTTCAGCATCTGCTCCATCCGCGATAAGCTGCTGAGCCAACAGATCGTCACTCAGCTCTGCAGATGGACTCCCAGGCTTACCCTGCGCTTGCTGGCCGATGTTCAGGGCCATTTTCACAGCCTGCATCTGGTTAAGTGCGTCTTGCTCAGGATCAAAGCTGGCTTCAGTCAGCGAAGCTGGGCCGGAGCTTTGTAGATTGGCGGTTGCCAAGAAAGCGTCAGCATCCACTTGGCCGGGCAGAGCAGCATCCGGCAACTCACCAGTCATGCCAAACAGCAGCAGCGGGTCAAGTGCTGAGGTTTCGACTTCGTCTTCCGGCAAGTCATTGCCGCTTTCGGCAACGTCATCGACCGCAACGGCGTCCTCTGGTGCTGGTTCTTTGACAGCCTGATCCTTTGCCTGGCTCTCGCGGACCCGCTCGGCGGCAGCATCCCGGCGCTCGGCAACCTGAGCCTGACGCTCTTTGGCGTAGACCTGAGAAAAGCTGGAAGACTCATTCTGACTGGGCTCTGCCTGTCTCGCAGGTGTCTGAGATGGAGCGTTCCGGTTTTTGATTTCTGCCGTTGTATTCAACAGCAGATCGGGAGCAACCGACATGCATACTCTCCGTACAAGTGGGTGATGCCTATGTCAAAGCAAACGGCGGGCCAACTTACACAGATTTAATTTTTATGGCGTGTGATTACGCAATAAAGCGTTTCAATTCTGCCTCGAACAGGCCACGAACCAAGACAAACTCCAGCTCCATCTGCGCCAGCAAGTGCTGGCCGAGCTCAAGCTCGCCCGCCCGCGCAACACGTTCCAGTTGCTGGCAAAACTCTGCCAGCCGCGCCACCCCTAAATTGCCACAGCTACCTTTGAAGCTGTGTGCAGCCTGGCGCATCCCCTCCGCATCTGCCCGAGCTAGGGTCTCGCGCAGCACACTCAGACGTTCTTCAGCGTCAACCAGATAAGCCTCCAGCAAAGCCGGATACTCATCTTCCATAACGTCCCGCAAAGTCGTTAAAACGTCATCATCTACGTGGATATCAGACACACCTGTGCCCTCCGCTGGCGTGGACTTGGGATTATGCAGGGGCTACTTTTAAAACGCTACGCACAGGGTTAATTGCAGTACTTTCAGCGTTTTTGAGGGGATGGACTCATCTCAATCGGGATGGTTGTTCGGACGTAAACGCTGCGCAAGTTCATCCAGCAGTTTCTGCTCGCGCTTATCTTCAGCCATTCTGGCCTCATCAAGGTAGCGCTTGACCAGTTTGCGCAACCCTTCCAGGCGGGCATAGCGCTGTTGCCAAGCATCACGAGCCTTGAGCATATTGGAACGGTGCCATTCGACGCTATTGCGCTGCTGGTTAATCGCGGTTTCCAACTGAGAAAGAAAGCGCTGATAGTTCATCAGCCACTGCCCCGATACACCACGCTGGCCTTCAGTGATCCACTGCTGCTGATAGTCACCAAGGTAGTTTTGCAGATCACCGAGCTGACGTTCGGCCTGTTGCAACTGCCCCTGGCAACGGCCAAGCAGAGTCGCAGCGTCTCGCTCCTCTTTCTCAGCCATTTCCACCACTGGTGCCAGGCGTGCGGCACGGGCCTTTGACATTTATCAAGCACCGCCCGCAGCTTGCGGATTTAAGGTTGCGGCCAACAACGTGCGGCAAGCCTCCATGCTCTCATTGTCGTGCAGGCCCTGACGCAAATAGCTGACCATGGCCGGTTGACGGGCAATGGCCATATCAGTATCCGGATCACCGCCAGGCACATATGCCCCGACGCTGATCAGATCGCGACTTTGTTGATAACGCGACCACAACTGCTTGAAGCGCTGAGCCTGACGCAAATGCTCAGGGCTCACCACTTGTGGCATAACCCGGCTGATGGACGCTTCAATATCGATAGCCGGATAGTGCCCCTCTTCAGCCAAGCGGCGGGACAATACGAAGTGACCGTCCAACACACCCCGCGCCGCATCGGCAATCGGGTCCTGCTGGTCGTCACCTTCAGACAGCACGGTGTAGAAGGCGGTAATAGAACCCCCACCTTCTTCGGCGTTACCGGCGCGCTCTACCAGCTTCGGCAGCTTGGCAAATACCGAAGGCGGATAGCCCTTAGTCGCGGGGGGTTCGCCAATGGCCAGGGCGATTTCCCGTTGGGCCTGCGCGTAACGGGTCAAGGAGTCCATCAAAAGCAGGACGTTCTTGCCCTTGTCCCGAAAATATTCAGCGATACGGGTACAGTACTGAGCAGCACGCAGGCGCATCAGTGGCGCATCATCTGCAGGGGAAGCGACAACGACAGAACGCTTGATGCCCTCCTCCCCCAGGATTTCGTCAATGAATTCTTTTACTTCGCGGCCCCGCTCACCGATCAGGCCGACCACGATGATTTCAGCCTCGGTAAACCGCGTCATCATGCCCAGCAGCACCGACTTACCGACACCGGTACCGGCAAACAGACCAAGACGCTGACCACGCCCTACGGTCAACAAACCGTTGATAGAGCGGATACCCACGTCCAGCGGCTCACAGATCGGGTGTCGATTGAGCGGGTTGATGGTGGGCCCATCCATCGGCACCCAGTCCTCGGCTTTCATCCCGCCTTTGCTGTCGAGGGGGCGACCGGCCCCATCCAGCACACGGCCAAGCATCGACATGCCCATGGGCAGGCGCCCGGTATCCGGCAAAGGCACAACGCGCGCGCCCGGTGCAATACCTGCCAGACTGCCAACCGGCATCAGGAATATCTTGCCGGACGAGAACCCCATCACCTCGGCCTCAACCTGCACCGGATGATGGCTATCGTCGTTAATCACCAAGCAGCGACTCCCCAATGCCGCACGCAACCCTTCGGCCTCCAGCGTCAGACCAACCATGCGCAGCAGCCGTCCTTCAACCACAGGTTGGGACGGCAACTGAACAGCATCGGTGTAGCCAAACAGCCGTTTGGCGAAGCTGGTTCGCTCAAGGCGCATCCGGGGCGTCCTCATCAACCGGAGCCTCTAGGTCAATGTCCATGTCCGGGTCTTGCGGATTGGTGCGCTGCTCACGCTTCTGATCCAGCAACTGCTTGATGGCCAGATCAAGGCGCGTTTCCATCGTTGCATCAATGCGACTGACCTCGCTCTCGACCCGACAACCGCCGGGCAACAGCGATGCATCTTCAAGAATGCGCCAGTTTTCTTCCTGACGCTCACGAAGAGCCTTGATCAGTTCAAAGTCTTGGGGGTTAACAAAGACGCGAATATTTTCGGCCCCCATGGGCAGCAGTTTGAGCGCTTCCGTAAGGACCTGACGAATCTGGCTGGAGTCTATTTCCAGCTCACGCTGGATCACTTCACGGACGACGTGCTCAACCAATGCGACCATGGCCTCTTCCAGCTGCTGGTCCTGCTCGGCGATCGGCGCAAAGAGGTTCTTCAGCAGAGTTTCAAGAGCGGCCAGCTTAGGCGTCAACGCCTCTTCACTCTCCTGCCTGGCCTTAAGCTGACCGGCACGGAAACCGTCCTTCTCACCCGTGGCAAAACCTTCGTTGTAGGCATCCTGACGGATAGCCTCCAACTCTTCGAGTGTCAAAGGTTTGACTTCCTCGATAGGCACTTCCTGGCTCTCAGGCTCGGGCTCAGGAATGGCCTCTTCGACAATAACGGGCTCCGGTTCCGGCTCAGGCACATCCGGGTCAAAGCTGGGCAGTCGCCAGACATCGACACCCTTAAGGTCTTGCGCGCGAATCAAATCGCTGGAGGACTCTTTGGTCGTCATGGTTTAGACCATTTCCTCGCCACCCTTACCACCCAGAACGATCTCCCCTGCCTCAGCCATACGGCGGGCAATGGTGAGGATTTCTTTCTGCGCTGCTTCCACATCACTGACGCGAACCGGGCCTTTAGCCTCAAGATCATCACGCAGCAACTCGGCAGCACGCTTGGACATGTTCTTGAAGACCTTTTCTCTGACCGCATCGTCTGCCCCTTTCAGGGACAGAACCAATACATCGGACGAGACCTCGCGCAGAAGCGCCTGAATACCACGGTCGTCCACATCGGCCAGGTTGTCGAATACAAACATGAGGTCTTCGATCTGCCCGGACAGGTCTTCGTCGATCTCGCGAATGGCGTCCATCAACTGACCTTCCACCGAACTGTCGAGGAAGTTCATGATGTCTGCAGCCCGCTTCACGCCGCCCAAGGCCGCGCGGGAAGTGTTGGAACTGCCAGAGAACTGCTTCTCGAGAATTTGGTTCAGCTCTTTCAGTGCGGCTGGCTGCACGGTGTTCAGGGAAGAAACCCGCAGGACAATATCCAGTCGCACCTTGTGGTCGAAGTGGCTGAGCACTTCACCCGCCTGATCAGGATCCAAATAGGCCACTACGATGGCTTGAATCTGTGGGTGCTCGTAGCGAATCACATCCGCGACCGCACGCGGCTCCATCCACTTCAGGCTGTCCAAGCCACTGGTATTGCCACCCAACAGAATACGGTCGATCAGGCTGCCCGCTTTGTCCTCACCCAACGCCTGGGTAAGCATCTTACGAATGTAGCCGTCGGCACCAACGCCCAGGCTGGTCTGATCGCCAACAATTTCGACGAACTCAGCCATCACCTGCTCAACCTGCTCGCGCTGAATGTTGCGCATGCTCGCCATCGCCATACCGACGCGCTGCACCTCTTTTGGCCCCAGGTGACGCAAGACCTGAGCAGCGTCGGTTTCGCCCAGCGACAACAACAGAATGGCTGCCTTGTCGACTTTGTTCATTTTGCTGACGGCTCGATTATCACTCATCGGCGTTAATCCACTCTTTAACTACTTGAGCCACCCGACCCGGGTCTTCTGCCACCAGATTTTTGATGGCATTTAGCTGTGCATCATACCCTTCACTCGGGCTCGGCAGCAGAATGCTTTGTGCTGCGCCACCGATGCTGACCCGGTCTTCTGCGAGATCAGAGCCCAGCGCGCCCATTTCACCCAACTCCAACTCACCATCGCGCTCATCTTCAGCAGGCTTGTTCGGGTTAGTAATGTTCTTGAGCACTGGACGCAGGACGCCAAACACCAGAATCAGGATGAATGCGACGCCGAGCACTTGCTTAACGATGTCCCAGAACCACGGCTGGGTATAGAACGGAATGTCGATTTCTTCCTCCAGACCGGTATCACTGAACGGCGTATTGATCACACTGACACTGTCACCACGGGTGGCATCGAAACCGACGGAATCTTGCACCAGACGGGTAAAGCGTGCCAAATCCTCACTGCTCCACGGAGTACGAGTAACCGCACCGGTAGCCGGATCGACCTTGACTTGATCATCCACCACCACCGCGACAGAAAGTCGACGCAGACGTCCTTGCTGCTGTTTGGTGTAGCTGACAGAACGGTCCAGCTCGTAATTTCGGGTAGCCTGCTCACGCTTGTCAGCAGGATACGGAGCCAACATCGGCTGGCCGGTAGCCGGGTCCATGATCTGCTGACCGTTGGCATCCAGTAAGGGCTGACCAGCCGGCACTGGACCAGTTGGCGCGGCAGCAGCTGTAGCTTGTTGCGGCGCAGCACCCGCCGCCGGAGGTTGGTTGCTCAGGGCTCCTGGTACGCCTTGGGGAGGCTGGCTGCTAGTACGTTGCTCATTGACCGACTGTTCGCTGCGCAGGGCAGGTTGATCCGGGTTGAAGGACTCCGAAGTGGACTCAACTGCACTGAAGTCTACATCTGCCGACACTTCAGCCTTGTAGCGGCCGTTGCCCAGCACCGGTTGCAAAATATTGTGTACACGCTGGGTAAACAGGCTTTCCATACGGCGGCTGTACTCGAACTGCTTGCCAGCCATGGTCAGCTCAGACATTTCCTGAATGTCGGAAAGCAAATTACCTTTCTGATCAACCACAGTGACCTGGTTCTTGTTCATCTCCGGCACACTGCTTGCGACCAGATTCACAATGGCCATGACCTGGCTCGGCTCCAAGCCACGCCCGGAATACAGCTCAACCAGTACCGAAGCGCTCGGTTTACGCTCATCACGAACGAACACGGAGCTTTTGGGCAGGGCCAAGTGAACACGTGCTGATTTAACGTTGTTCAAGCTGGAGATAGTACGAGCCAGCTCGCCTTCCAAGCCACGGCGGTAGCGCGTGCTCTCCATGAACTGGCTGGTACCCAGGCCTTGCTCCTGATCGAGAATTTCAAAGCCGACACTGGTGTCACGCGGGGCCACACCCGCGGCAGCAAGACGCATACGGGCGCGGGCTAAATCATCTGCCTTAACCAACAGCGCACCGGAGTTAGGCTCAACGGTGTACTGGATGTCCGCGGCAGAGAGCGTTTCCATAACCTGCGAGGCGTCCATACCATCCAGGCTGCCGTACAAAGGACGGTAATCCGGCTGTTGCGACCACAGCACAACGGCAAAACCGATTGCCACACTGGCAGCCAACCCTACCAATAGGCCAACCTGCCGCAGCATCGACATATCGGAAAGGTTTTCCAGGAATGTCAGCCCGAACAGTGGTTTTTTCGGTTCTTCACCACCTGTGGTGGCAGGAACGTTTGCAGCAGCCTCAGCCATGATTCAGCTCCACCCTTATACCGGCATCTGCATAATGTCTTGATAGGCCTGAACCAGCTTATTACGAACCTGGGTCATAGCCTGAAAGGAAACACTGGACTTCTGCGACGCAATCATCACATCGGTCAAATCAACACCACTGGTACCCATTTCAAAGGCTGTCGCCAGCTGGCTAGCAGCCTGCTGGGCCTCATGCACCTTATTAACCGCCTGCCCCAACATGTCGGAGAAGCTCGGCATCCCCGCTTCCGGGACACTGCTCACAGGCTTCTGACGCGCCATGGCATCAGCCTGCAGCGAGCGCATTTCCAACATTAAGCGATTGAATTCAATACCTTGGCTCATCTCTACCTCCACGGGCCGCGATTTTTTTGACGCTTCGCGGCGTTTGCATGAGGTAGTGCAACAAAGATGCCAGATTTATGAGTAGAAGGTTCAGACAGGGTCTAAAACCGGTTTATGCCTGCTTCATGCGGATGTACAACGCTTCAACCTTTTCCCGCGCCCAAGGCGTTTTACGAAGAAAGCTCAAGCTCGACTTGATGCTCGGGTCGTTTTTGAAACAGCGAATATCTATGCGCTGAGCCAGCCCCTCCCACCCGTAGCGGGACACCAGCTCATTGAGCAGCGCCTCTAAGGTGACACCATGCAGCGGGTTATTTGATGAGTGACTCATGCAAACCTTTGTCCTTATACAAAATACGCCGACACCTTAGCCAAGCCAGCTTGAGACTGAAAGCACTGATATAAAAATATGTGCCAATAAAAAACCGGCCAGGCTAATTAGCCGGGCCGGTCATGAATGGTCGCACGCACTCAACTACATCGACAGCTGAGCGACCTCTCAGCTGCCGTAACGTCCAGCCTTAGGCTGAGCGGTATTCTTTCTCAGCTTCATCAAAGCGCTTGAGCATACTGGCCGATGGACCATTACCGACCTTGCTGAAGATCAGGATGGCCAGCGTCGCGAAGATAAAGCCAGGGATGATTTCATACAGCCCCAGATGCGCCAGGTAGTTTTTCCACAGGATCACAGTCACGGCACCGACAATCATGCCGGCCAGAGCACCGTTACGCGTCATTTGTTTCCAAACCAATGACAGGATCACGACAGGACCAAACGCAGCACCGAAACCAGCCCACGCATAGGACACCAGGCCCAGTACACGGTTGTTCGGGTTAGCAGCTAGCATGATGGCGATGATTGCAATCAGCATCACCATGGCGCGACCGACCCACACCAGCTCTTTCTGTGAAGCCTGCTTGCGGATGAAGGCCTTGTAGAAGTCCTCGGTCAGCGCACTGGAGCACACCAGCAATTGGCAGCTCAGGGTGCTCATAACCGCAGCCAGAATGGCCGACAGCAGCACACCAGCGATCCATGGGTTAAACAGGATCTTGGCCAGCTCAATGAACACACGCTCTGGGTTTTCAGTAACCGGCCCCGCTACAGACGGGTTAGCCGAGAAGTAGGCAATACCGAAGAAGCCCACGGCTACAGCACCACCCAAGCACAGGATCATCCAGGTCATGGAGATACGGCGTGCAGCCGGAATGGATTTGACCGAATCAGCCGCCATAAAACGCGCCAGGATATGCGGCTGACCAAAGTAGCCCAAGCCCCACGCCATTAGGGAAATCACACCAACAAAGGTTGCACCTTTAAGCATGTCGAAATTGGTGGCGTCCTGCAGCTCAATGGCGGCGAAGGTCGGATCAATACCGCCGGTAGCAACCATGACAACAACTGGCGTCAGGATCAGCGCAAAGATCATCAGGGTAGCCTGAACCGTGTCAGTCCAGCTCACCGCCAGGAATCCGCCAATGAAGGTGTAAGCGATGGTGGCCGCAGCGCCAGCCCACAATGCAGTCTGGTACGACATACCAAAGGTACTTTCGAACAGACGAGCACCCGCGACGACACCGGAAGCACAGTAGATGGTGAAGAACACCAGAATCACCAGAGCCGAGAAGATACGCAGCACGCGGCTGTTGTCTTCAAAACGGTGGGTGAAATAGTCAGGCAGCGTCAGCGCATTACCATTGTGCTCAGTCTGTACACGCAGGCGACCCGCTACAAACAGCCAGTTCAGGTAGGCACCGGCGATCAGGCCGATAGCAATCCAGGCTTCAGAAAGACCGGACAGGTAAATGGCCCCGGGCAAACCCATCAGCAACCAACCACTCATATCTGAAGCGCCAGCCGACAGAGCAGTGACGAAACTTCCGAGGCTACGGCCGCCGAGAATATAGTCGGACAGGTTATTGGTACGCATATAGGCAAATAAGCCAATCAATACCATCAACGCGATGTACACCACGAAGGTGACAATCATCGGTGTATTAGCTGTCATTAAGAGCTCCCTCTTGAATTGTTGTTATTCGACGTAGGGGAACAGCCCCGCCGCCAACGTAAACGTCCACACCCTTGATCCAGCAGGTGTTGTAATGCTGAAAAACAGATTGCAAGCCTGTCTCACTTACGTGGCGCTATCCATAGTTCACCTGACTTCCGTGCAATGACTCAGAAGCCCATCACCCCTACGCATCAATCAGCATCTATTACCTGAAATCAGCGGTTCTTCCTGTATAGGTGTAGCGTAATAATTGCAAACCGTAGGAGTGTAATGCCCACAACGGCTATTTATATGCAAAAACAGGTGACGGAATTTAGTGGCTCGACGCCACGAGATTCTTGCAAAAAACTCCTGTTCTTTTTCAAAAAACTCCAAAATCGCAGCCCAGAGCCCCGTAAAAAGTCCTATTCCGTCGAAAGGCGATCAGGTTTCCTCAATAAACAGATGAGACTCCCACGTTCATCTGAAACGTCCTAGACTATTAACATACTCTTATCAGGAGCCCGGCTTTGCAGGCGGAACAATCGCTTTATTCGACTTACCGTCGGTTAGTGACACAACTCATGCACGATCAGGAACAGCTGCCAAGCCTTCCTAACATAACGCTGGAAATTCGCCGTGCTTTGAATGATGACACGATCTCGATTTCGGCTCTTGTAGGCCTGATCAGCCGTGATCCTGGACTCAGTGCACTGCTGATGAAGCATGCATCCAGCCCTTTGTATCGCCAAGTCCAGGCGCCCAAAACGCTTAATGATGTGGTTAATCAACTCGGCCTCCGCGAAGTGGGTCGCATCACCATGCTACACAGCGTCAAAAGCTTATTTACCTTGCACAGCGCGGCTCATAAGAACCTATTCCTAGAAGCATGGGAAAGGCTGATTAACAAAGCCAGCACCAGCGCAATGCTCGCCCGGCTGGTTGGTCGAATCAGCGCTGAGCATGCCCTGTTAGCCAGCCTGCTCAGTGAAGTGGGTAGCCTTACTGTTCTATCGGGTTTCAAGAGCGCAGAAGAGATCCCCAGCAAAGCGCTTTACGAAAAACTTTGCCGAGAGTACGGAAAATCTCTGGGGGTCATCGTGCTGAAAAAGTGGGCTGTTGATGATGAATATATCGAGATAACCCGCGAGACCGGCAATTGGTTTTACACCAAGGGCAACACCTTACAAGTGATTGACGTGGTCAACTTGGCGCTTCATCACATCGCTCAAGGCCGTGCATCCGAGGATGAACTTCCGTCATTGGAGGAGCTGCCTGCCTGGAAAAAACTTCCGCCCCCATTAAATGAAATCGATGACGACGGCACACTGAAATTGCTCAGCAGCCATCAACATGACATTCAGCTGCTCGCCCAGTCACTTCGCTGAGTTATTCATTCCAACCAAGACTTGCACTGTCGCGTACGCGTTTAGGGGTTAAGCCTAGATAGCGGCGCATGGCGGTCGTCAAAGCGCTCTGACTGGAAAAGCCGCACTCTTCGGCAATACGAATCAGCGGCAAACTGCTTTCACGCAGTAGTTGGCTGGCTCGATCCAGTCGGGCCTTGAGCAGATACTGATGCGGGGTTAACCCTAGGCTGTCTTTAAACAAAGCATGGAAATGGCTTGGGCTCAAGCATGCAGTATGGGCAAGCTCTGCAACGCTA
The Pseudomonas mendocina DNA segment above includes these coding regions:
- a CDS encoding flagellar basal body-associated protein FliL, coding for MAKKGAAPNPAGNEKPAGKFKLIIVILIAVLVAMALSVAGTWFYLSKQSGGDSEPSASAEQAAPVGKQPAIYEELAPAFVVNFTHEGRARYMQVSVALMARDKAALDALKVHMPVLRNRLVMLFGNADFGTLMSAPGRELLRQQATVSVQELAQKETGKVTVEQVLFTNLVLQ
- a CDS encoding flagellar hook-length control protein FliK, producing the protein MSVAPDLLLNTTAEIKNRNAPSQTPARQAEPSQNESSSFSQVYAKERQAQVAERRDAAAERVRESQAKDQAVKEPAPEDAVAVDDVAESGNDLPEDEVETSALDPLLLFGMTGELPDAALPGQVDADAFLATANLQSSGPASLTEASFDPEQDALNQMQAVKMALNIGQQAQGKPGSPSAELSDDLLAQQLIADGADAEGGDLELTEFDLQGLTGKSLEALKEGTANAAPENFVSKLSALSQAVTQQASAARSPIVGQPVAMQQGGWTEAVVDRVMLMSSHNLKTAEIQLDPAELGRLDIRISVNQDQSLVTFASPHAGVREALDSQMHRLREMFAQQGMGQVDVNVSDQSPNRGWQGQESQAEGGQRGLGAEGGLAESEGSHQSVAAEPTTRASLLARSLVDYYA
- a CDS encoding Hpt domain-containing protein, whose protein sequence is MSDIHVDDDVLTTLRDVMEDEYPALLEAYLVDAEERLSVLRETLARADAEGMRQAAHSFKGSCGNLGVARLAEFCQQLERVARAGELELGQHLLAQMELEFVLVRGLFEAELKRFIA
- the fliJ gene encoding flagellar export protein FliJ, yielding MSKARAARLAPVVEMAEKEERDAATLLGRCQGQLQQAERQLGDLQNYLGDYQQQWITEGQRGVSGQWLMNYQRFLSQLETAINQQRNSVEWHRSNMLKARDAWQQRYARLEGLRKLVKRYLDEARMAEDKREQKLLDELAQRLRPNNHPD
- the fliI gene encoding flagellar protein export ATPase FliI; amino-acid sequence: MRLERTSFAKRLFGYTDAVQLPSQPVVEGRLLRMVGLTLEAEGLRAALGSRCLVINDDSHHPVQVEAEVMGFSSGKIFLMPVGSLAGIAPGARVVPLPDTGRLPMGMSMLGRVLDGAGRPLDSKGGMKAEDWVPMDGPTINPLNRHPICEPLDVGIRSINGLLTVGRGQRLGLFAGTGVGKSVLLGMMTRFTEAEIIVVGLIGERGREVKEFIDEILGEEGIKRSVVVASPADDAPLMRLRAAQYCTRIAEYFRDKGKNVLLLMDSLTRYAQAQREIALAIGEPPATKGYPPSVFAKLPKLVERAGNAEEGGGSITAFYTVLSEGDDQQDPIADAARGVLDGHFVLSRRLAEEGHYPAIDIEASISRVMPQVVSPEHLRQAQRFKQLWSRYQQSRDLISVGAYVPGGDPDTDMAIARQPAMVSYLRQGLHDNESMEACRTLLAATLNPQAAGGA
- the fliH gene encoding flagellar assembly protein FliH, which gives rise to MTTKESSSDLIRAQDLKGVDVWRLPSFDPDVPEPEPEPVIVEEAIPEPEPESQEVPIEEVKPLTLEELEAIRQDAYNEGFATGEKDGFRAGQLKARQESEEALTPKLAALETLLKNLFAPIAEQDQQLEEAMVALVEHVVREVIQRELEIDSSQIRQVLTEALKLLPMGAENIRVFVNPQDFELIKALRERQEENWRILEDASLLPGGCRVESEVSRIDATMETRLDLAIKQLLDQKREQRTNPQDPDMDIDLEAPVDEDAPDAP
- the fliG gene encoding flagellar motor switch protein FliG, coding for MSDNRAVSKMNKVDKAAILLLSLGETDAAQVLRHLGPKEVQRVGMAMASMRNIQREQVEQVMAEFVEIVGDQTSLGVGADGYIRKMLTQALGEDKAGSLIDRILLGGNTSGLDSLKWMEPRAVADVIRYEHPQIQAIVVAYLDPDQAGEVLSHFDHKVRLDIVLRVSSLNTVQPAALKELNQILEKQFSGSSNTSRAALGGVKRAADIMNFLDSSVEGQLMDAIREIDEDLSGQIEDLMFVFDNLADVDDRGIQALLREVSSDVLVLSLKGADDAVREKVFKNMSKRAAELLRDDLEAKGPVRVSDVEAAQKEILTIARRMAEAGEIVLGGKGGEEMV
- the fliF gene encoding flagellar basal-body MS-ring/collar protein FliF; translation: MAEAAANVPATTGGEEPKKPLFGLTFLENLSDMSMLRQVGLLVGLAASVAIGFAVVLWSQQPDYRPLYGSLDGMDASQVMETLSAADIQYTVEPNSGALLVKADDLARARMRLAAAGVAPRDTSVGFEILDQEQGLGTSQFMESTRYRRGLEGELARTISSLNNVKSARVHLALPKSSVFVRDERKPSASVLVELYSGRGLEPSQVMAIVNLVASSVPEMNKNQVTVVDQKGNLLSDIQEMSELTMAGKQFEYSRRMESLFTQRVHNILQPVLGNGRYKAEVSADVDFSAVESTSESFNPDQPALRSEQSVNEQRTSSQPPQGVPGALSNQPPAAGAAPQQATAAAAPTGPVPAGQPLLDANGQQIMDPATGQPMLAPYPADKREQATRNYELDRSVSYTKQQQGRLRRLSVAVVVDDQVKVDPATGAVTRTPWSSEDLARFTRLVQDSVGFDATRGDSVSVINTPFSDTGLEEEIDIPFYTQPWFWDIVKQVLGVAFILILVFGVLRPVLKNITNPNKPAEDERDGELELGEMGALGSDLAEDRVSIGGAAQSILLPSPSEGYDAQLNAIKNLVAEDPGRVAQVVKEWINADE
- the fliE gene encoding flagellar hook-basal body complex protein FliE — translated: MSQGIEFNRLMLEMRSLQADAMARQKPVSSVPEAGMPSFSDMLGQAVNKVHEAQQAASQLATAFEMGTSGVDLTDVMIASQKSSVSFQAMTQVRNKLVQAYQDIMQMPV
- a CDS encoding VF530 family protein, whose translation is MSHSSNNPLHGVTLEALLNELVSRYGWEGLAQRIDIRCFKNDPSIKSSLSFLRKTPWAREKVEALYIRMKQA